tttaataaagcacatatgttttaaatgtgtaaaaagatgttttcaaaaagcacagatgtttaaaatgtgtacaacaaccatttttttaaatacgaatggagcattaagtatagcaacaacaaaaattgtagggtgggcgctgttgtttatttgctctctgaggggggggctgactctcccacactttgaaaacccctgacctaGTTAGCGCTAGCTACAAACATCAATACAGTGGAAAAGTTGTGGGTAGAGGAATTTATTTTACCCACTGCTGACATGACCACGTAGCTCCTCAAGGAAAATCTGCCTTAAATCAGATGGGGAAAAAAATTCAAGTCTCCAGTGACACCATACGAGATGGACATAAAGTAACACATCAAGTCAAGCTACTATTATGCACTTTAACCGAATCAACGGCTGTATCAGATCACGTCATCCTGATTTTAAGGCACTCATCACCTTGAAGTCAGTCTCCGGCTTACCACCGATTTGCACAGGCTATGATTTCAGCTCCGTTAGCTGTAGTTAATCACTATATTTATGCATTGAATACTTCCGGATATTCTCATTACTGTACAATTTGTAATTCAGTGTCAGTGTTTGTTAGGTTGGGTAAACTGCACTTACTCTGGATTGTGTGTACTTATTTTGTGGCCCATTTTCATAGTGTCACGTGAATAATTTTGCACTTTATGCATTGCATTTAATAAAGTGACTTTCCACTGTAACTACTTTTATTTGAAGTTTTATGTTAAGTGGATTTATTCCCTGTTATGAGAAGTTATTCCATTTTCGACTTAATATTATGCAAAATTTAATGAATGTTTATTTCCAGATGATAAACAACTTCAGTGTAATGTTAAGTCACGACTTAGTGTCAAACAATGTTAAGAAACCAGTTAGTCAGGCAAGGGTGCAAAGGAAGTGCTCACGAACCACAACGAACAAGGtttaactaattttttttttattaaaaaaaaaaaagggggggaccaCAAACAACACATTTGCTTCAATGCTTAAAAgttttacagacaaaaagagaaaatacGTCAGACTTTATTCCATATAGGAGAATATACCTAAACTACGCGACTATAGTGTAAATAAAAGACGTTATTCTACAAAGTGATACCGCCTTTATGAAAAAGTATGTTCATTCGAATTAACGCAATGGTGGTCTTACAGATGACCGCAAAGAAGAGACAAAGTTTCAATATAATGGTGAAGTACATGATAGTGCGGCGTTTCAGGAAAGGGGGGGGGGACCTTAAACAACTTACATCTGTTGAGCTAGCCAACAGGAAATCTAAAACACTGACTGCCAACACAGGTTTTCAGGAAAAATGAAGAGCAGAAAGCTAAATCACTGTATAAGATAGCCAAGATGTCCTGATGAATGTTATCTGATGCGCCGATTCCAAGTAGACTGGAACGTGTCGTCCAACAAAAGTCAGGTTGCTTGGAAGCCATGTGCCTACCCGATAGTGGGGTTAATATCCGCCATTTTTGTAGCATTGAGTAGCAACCAAATGGCGCGATGTGTTCCATAAGGCTTTGAAGAAATATGTGGATAGTCTGACGACTTTCACTCATCCAACTGCTTTTAACATGGGCCTCAATATCCACCCCTACCATAGCCAGAGGCACCACCACGAGGATAAGGGGCCATGCTCCGATAAGTGTTTCCGCCTTTAATAGGCCCGTAACCAGACGACTGTTGACTGTAGCCATTACCAAAGTCACCGTAGCCATTGCCGCCACCACCATAGCTTCCCATCTGGTCACTGTATGCGCCTTCATAACCCACTCCGTAGTTGCCGCTATATCCGCCGCCATAACCTCCATCATAGCCACCAGCATAGCTGTTGTAACCACCTCTTCCGCCACCGAAACCATTTTGATTTCTTCCCATTCCACCGCCTCTTCTGCCCCTGCTGACCCGGGCTCCACCAGCAGCCTGTATTTCTTGTTTAGTGAGTGCCTTCTTCACTTCTACTTTGTGCCCGTTTATCGTGTGAAACTTAAGCACAACTGCTTTATCCGCAGAGTCATTGTCCTCGAAGTGTACAAAACCGAAGCCACGCTTCTTGCCAGTATCTTTATCCGTGATGACTTCTGCTTTCTCGATGACACCAAACTGAGAAAAGTATTCATTTAGGTCCTTTTCTTCGATGTCTTCTTTCAGGCCCCCAACAAATATTTTCTTTACTTTGGCAAGAGCTTCAGGTTTGCCTGCATCTTCACGAGCCACTGCCCTTTTCAAGTCCACGCTTTTACCATCAACAATGTGTGGCCTAGCTGCCATTGCTGCATCAGCCTCTTCAACACTTGAATAGGTTACAAAGCCAAAACAGCGTGATCGCTGAAGCTGGTCGTTTTGAACAACAACGCAGTCGTTTAGGTGCCCGTACTGCTCGAAATGAGCACGGAGTCCTTCGCTAGTAGTTTGAACATTTAATCCACCAACAAAAAGTTTGCAAAGCTGATCCATTCTAGCGAGCGTACAACGTCTTCTTCGAGAGCGTAGTTGACTCTGTCGCAGTAATGACGTCACTGAAAAACCGCCGTCCCATTCAGATGTTTAAAAACTCAAATCGTAGGATGCTTAGGGGACGGGGAGACTACTGTTTGAATTGTACACAAATAAAGTCGCTGTTTGGATTTAAATCAGCAAATACTAAAGAACCTttgctgcagtgattaatgtgttttagCTGGGAACAATTCTTTGAAATAtaaggggggttttgttttccccTCCCTTATATCTCCtggtccacactccagcccagtcggtggcggtaatgcacctttaagctagtttgtcaaccgccataaaaccttaaagaagaagaattatttGAACCCGATCTGATGCAGTGAttaggtggggttttttttttttttgaaacaaccATGTCAGAGTATCCCACGGTCATGGAAGAGAGACTGTGTTATTGAACAACTAAGGAGACTGCTGAAACTACTGgagttgggttaagaactgtccaatgcaaaCATCCCAATATGCAAAAAGTCATTTCAGGGAGGTAGCTCCCCCAAGCCTCATTCCTCATATGAAAGGATGAATAGGACATGTCACAACTGAAAATTACTTTAATTAGATACTGAAATAAACATGAGTAAACCAAAGGTGGTTTTTTCCAGAGAGTATTTACATGAACAGAAATACATCAAATATTCTAGCTTTTCTGAAACTAGTATAACATAAACACAAGCTTTCCTATTTCTTTTGCAAACATTTGTTGTATTGTGATGTGACTTGCTTTGCAGATTTGAGCAATTTGCCAGAAACCTCAACCTTGAGGCAGTCTGGGTCAATGTACTAGTTAATCTTGCAAGACATCAGATTCACAAGTGTTTGGTGAGACAGCTGACGCCTGAATTCTGTCTCCATGTGATGCACCATGCTGAATGCCCTTTCTACATCACAGTTATAATTTGGCAGCACCAAATTAGATAGACCTATATGTAGAAAATGTGACAATAAGATATGTAGACTACTTATACTATTTATGTAAACTGCTTATTAATAACTTTTTTATATTCTATTGCATCTTTAAGCAAGTTTTCAAGCCTGTTTTATCGTGCAGCCTTAGTAGCTAGCCAGCTAGTATAAATAATATGCACATGAACAAATAAGCTAAGCTGTACTTAATTGCCGTTTTACTGGTAGTAGTAGTGCTAACTTTAACGCTACCACCGGGAGCTAGAGAAGCCACTGCACTGCTGCGTGCCGCCATCATGCGATGAGGTCTTTAGCACTATTAACAAGACAGAACAATCAGGATGCACTCTCTTGCAtgctctcttttattcttacttGCTTGCTCGCTCTAGATTCTGggatatccttgacttgcaagtgacgtcaaagcaaaatagaaacccagatgttggccatgttggtggatatacaaatgcagggtcaagcaacAGTCCATCCAAAACACAGTCACGTGtatgcaactctctttgtttttccactgcttcaagcgttcttttagctatgctgtatatggttgtatctttatgctgtatatggttgtggtcacaacagtactcatgacttTGGCATGTTCCAAATTTTggaattctgtccgtgattcagaaggagggcgaggaaactctgaggcttagtacggagaggagacgagcacggctgaacagcatcagcagggctgatctaacagaggctaaaaccaaaatagcttgtgtttgcagtaatcattttatctcaggtgagattcaaaagctttctcagtaatatcatggaagaactttattttgtgttgctagagttttgctataaaatgagcattctcttgtcgtggtttacTCGGTCGttgtaattttaacacgtgtattaccatttcacttctaggagcACTAGCAAaactatacgatagaaacaatctagactgggcacccactcagaaaatgggctgtgtttcgtccaaggtcggacttgattcttcagcagccaaaccagatagaacgcgatatctgggtacttgatggtcggtaaaagcatcttatcttcagaaaagtctgacttttttaaataatatgggtcaaaacaacacatatctatcttctctttgtattgaatcttcgcttgaccgttcaaattgtggtaatactgagaaaattcagcattgtttacagacacactttcagtggctaccatcctagttgctttgtatatccacaatCATGGCGGAtactcatgatgtagcacattttgattacgtggttgcaagtcatctattgtaTCTAGTTTGCGGACGTCAAGGAGCCACTattaatatgcaggagactcctggaacttTCGGAAGAGTTGTGATGTCTGCTAAtgaattattaaaacctggaaggatggtGGTAAACCAACAACTTTGCAGAAGAAAAGTGGTCGGAAAAAAATCTAAACTGactgtgatcagagatcacttaaacgctTGAAGTCAGATCGTAAATATGTCTacagtagaactcacagctatgtttaatcgtgaaagtaagagcatttccacatgcatAATGCAATGAGAACTTGCAAGATTGGGACTGTACCCATTAAAAAAAATGTCAGGCAATATATTAGTAAGGCTAattggaagaaaaggcttcaatttgctagggagcataaagattggattcCGGAGCAATtacaaaaggtcatgtggtctgatgtccAGATTTACCTTATGATGGGAGCATCAGGGTAAGAAGGAAAGTCTATGAAGTAATGCATAAATCATGCATACAtggtccactgtacaagcctctggaggcagtgttttaATCTAGTTGTTTTAATTGGTCTGGTCTCAGCTCAGCAatgttaagcctcactcacaacccaccatacgggtggtctatggtaaaaaaaaatcggcaaaaccgtgcttgagacttgcacgaca
The Neoarius graeffei isolate fNeoGra1 chromosome 8, fNeoGra1.pri, whole genome shotgun sequence genome window above contains:
- the LOC132890603 gene encoding heterogeneous nuclear ribonucleoprotein A0-like; this encodes MDQLCKLFVGGLNVQTTSEGLRAHFEQYGHLNDCVVVQNDQLQRSRCFGFVTYSSVEEADAAMAARPHIVDGKSVDLKRAVAREDAGKPEALAKVKKIFVGGLKEDIEEKDLNEYFSQFGVIEKAEVITDKDTGKKRGFGFVHFEDNDSADKAVVLKFHTINGHKVEVKKALTKQEIQAAGGARVSRGRRGGGMGRNQNGFGGGRGGYNSYAGGYDGGYGGGYSGNYGVGYEGAYSDQMGSYGGGGNGYGDFGNGYSQQSSGYGPIKGGNTYRSMAPYPRGGASGYGRGGY